The region CGAGCGAACCTGCGCGAGTGTCAATGCAAGAAGAAATAGCGCCACGAGCTGCGTCGTGAAAGCCTTCGTGGACGCCACGCCAATTTCAATCCCGGCCCGCGTGATGAAATTAAGCTGACATTCACGAATGAGCGCACTGCTCGGTACATTGCAAATAGCCAGCGTCTTCAACATCTGCTGTTGCTTCGCGACCTGCACCGCGCCGAGCACATCCGCCGTCTCTCCGCTTTGCGACACCGCTACCACCAACGTATTCGGATTTGCCACACTCTCGCGGTAACGGTACTCGCTCGCTATTTCGACATTCACCGGCAATTGCGCCAGACTTTCTATCCAGTACTTCGCCGTCAGTGCAGCATGAAAGCTCCCGCCGCACGCCAATAGCAGTACCGAATCGACGCTATTGAAAACGCGCCATGCGTCGTCGCCGAACAGTTCGGGCATGATCGACGTCACGTCCTGCAAGGTGTCGGCCACGGCCCGCGGCTGTTCGAAGATCTCCTTCTGCATGTAGTAGCGATACAGGCCGAGATCGGCCGCGCCGCTGTGCGCAGCCACCGTATGCACTTGACGCTCGACGCGCTGACCATTCGAGTCGACCACCCAGTGCCGATGCAATTGAATGTCGGCCACATCGCCGTTCTCCAGATAAGCGATGCGATCCGTCACGGACGCGAGTGCAATTGCATCCGACGCCAGAAAGTTCTCGCCTTCGCCGACACCGACAACAAGCGGCATGCCATCGCGCGCGCCGACCAGTCGATGCGGTTCGTCGCGACACAGCACGGCAATCGCGTAGCTGCCGCGCAACTTCTTCACCGCTTGCTGAACCGCATCGAACAGGTCGCCGTTGTACAGATAGTCGATCAGATGCGCGATCGCCTCGCTATCCGTCTGGCTGGAAAAGACGTAACCATGTTCCTGCAGCATCGCGCGAAGCTCGTCGCTGTTTTCGATAATGCCGTTGTGCGACAGCGCGATTCGCGGCGAGTCGGCATCGGGCGAAAAATGCGGATGCGCATTCGTGGTGACCGGCTTGCCATGCGTGGCCCAGCGCGTATGGGCGATGCCGGTATAGCCGGACAACGCGTGCTTCGCGATCTCGTCGCGCAGATTCGCCACACGATCGACGCTACGCGCGCGAACAAGGCGTCGATCCTGATACACCGCGACGCCGCACGAGTCGTAACCCCGATATTCGAGCCGCTTGAGCCCATCAACCAGGTCGGGAAGGATGTTCCGCTGCGCCACGGCGCCGACGATGCCACACATAGAAATTCTCCGCGAAGGAGTCCGGGTGGACCCAATGCGGCGATGATAGAGTCGATGAAATGGAATTTAATTTCGTAATTTTGACGAAAATGAAATTCTAAAGCTGATTGAGAATGTGGTGAAATTAAATTTCACGGAAAATTGAGGGCAGCCAGCATGGCAGGCATCCATCTCGACGATCTCGACCTCCGCATTCTCGGCATCCTGCAAACGGACGCATCGCTATCGAACATCGAGCTCGCCGAACGCGCGCTGACTTCGCCGCCCACGTGCTTGCGGCGTGTCGTCAGGCTGAGGGAAGCTGGCGTGATCCAGCGGCAAATCGCGATTCTCGATCACGCGAAAATCGGTTCGATGCTCACGGCAATCATCGAGGTGAGTCTCGACAGGCAGACGGCGGAGGATCATGCGGCGTTCGAGGCGTACATCTGCGCGGAACCGGCCGTGACACAGTGCTATCGCGTGTCGCCGGGGCCGGATTTCATGGTCGTTGCGGACGTGACGACCATGGCCGCCTACGATGAACTCGCGCGCCGGCTCTTCACGAGTTCGTCGAATATCCGCAACGTGCGGACTTTCTTCTCCACGCATCGCGCGAAGTTCGAAGCCAATGCGCCGGTACGTGCGATAGTGGATCAAGGCAAATAGCGCGCAGCTATCCGCGCGCGACGAAAAGTAAAACGGATAACGGCCTACTTACCGCTCGACGTCTGCGTCCCCGCTTCCTTAGCCCCTGCGCCCTGTTTCACGCTGCCGTCGGCCTGTGGTACTTCGACGGGTTTCACCTCGACGGGCGCGGTCCCGTCCTTCTTCAAACCCAGCTTGTCGGCGGTTTTCGGCGACACGTCGACAATCCGGTTCTGCACATACGGTCCCCGATCCCTGATTCCCACCACGGCACTCGCGCCGGTTTCCAGATTGGTCACCTTGGCCGTCGTGCCGATCGGCAGCGTCTTGCTTGCGGCCACATTGGATTGGGGATTCATCGGCGTGCCGTCGGCCATTTTCTTCGAGTAGAACTTCTTGCCGTAGTAGGACGCGGTTCCTTTGCGCGCTTTACCCGAGCGATCGAGACTCGCGTTGTTCGCGGCTTTATGGTTCGCATGTGCGGTGTCGACAGAAGACGCGGGTTGTTGCGCGAACAACAGGTTCAGCCAGCAACCGAGGATCGCAAACACGTAGACGTGAAGCCAGGTTCTTCTCAGACGCAACGATCTGACATCGGCGAGATGCGCGGCTAACCGGCTGACGTCGTTGCCAACGCCGACACCGAAACCGGCGCTACCCCTGGTATGAAGATTCGCTTCCATCGGCCACTCCTGTTCCGCCCGACCCATTCAGGCGGACGTGTGCTTCTGCGAGAGTGACACCTGGAACACCGGTGTACGCGGGATTAAGAAAACCTCACACGATATCGGGCTCTTATTGGACGAGGAGAGCTGTTCGACTGATGAATGGCAAATCGTGGAGGGCGTCGAGGCGCACTGATAAAGCCAATACTAGCGGAGAGTTGCAGGAATGCCAGCTCACCGTTAGCGGACCGTCTTGCCCCGGCGCCCTTCGTCGAACGATCAGCGAGCTTCGGCGGCCCACGCTTCGGCATCGGCGCCGGCGGGAATGCGCATCGGCGACGACGGATCGGTCGCCGCGCGCCACACGGCTTCGGCCACATCCTGCGACAGCGTGACCGGCGACGACGTGTCCTGCAGATGCGCGAACACCTGCTTCACGACATCGGCATAGGTCTCGTCATCCAGCCCATGCATGTGAGCGCGCGCATTGTCGCCAAAACGCGTTTCGGGCGAACGGCCCGGCAACACGAGACGCGTCCGCACGCCGAACGGTTCGAGTTCCAGCGCCATCGACTCCGTGAACGCATTGACCGCCGCCTTGCTCGCGCGATACGCGCCGATCAAAGGCATCGCCCTCAGCGTGACGCTCGACGTCACATTCACGATGACACCCGCCCGACGCTGCCGAAACTGCGGCAGCACCGCCTGCGTCAGCGCGATCGTGCCGAACGTGTTGGTTTCGAAAAGCTCGCGCACCGTGTCGAGCGGCACGAACTCGGCGGGCGAAGCGGCACCGAACCCCGCGTTATTGACGAGCACGTCGATCGGCCCGGCGGCCTCGACAGCATGGCGAATACTGTCGGGATCGGTGACGTCGAGCGCGAGTACGCGCAAGCGTTCCGATGGCGGCAACAGATCGGCGCGCGGCGTGCGCATCGTCGCGATGACGTGCCAGTCGCGTGCGAGAAAGTAGCGGGCGATTTCGAGTCCAAAGCCGGACGAGCAGCCGGTAATCAATACGGTGTTCATCGAAACTCCTGAATGATGATTGAACGTGTCCGTACGATAGATCGTCGAAGCCGTACTCGCTACAATCGAGAATCCAAATTTCATTCGCGAGAGTCCGGCGATGATCGATCCACTGGCCGAAGTCGTCACGCTGCTGCAACCCGGCGCGCGTTTCTCCAAACTCGTGTTCGGCGCGAGTCCCTGGCGCATCAGCCGTTCGGACGCTGGCCAGCCGTTTTATTGCGTGGTGCTGGAGGGCGGTTGCCGTATGGCGATCGACAGTCACGATCCGTTCGAGGTGCTGTCGGGCGACTTCGTGCTGATTCCGGCCGCCTACGGCGTCGCGATGTCGAGCCTCGAAGTGCCGCCGCCCGGCGTCGAGATGCCGGCGCCCACCCCGCTAGGCAACAACGAATTCAGAATCGGCGCAGCGGATAACCCGATCGACTCGCGAATGATGGTGGGCCATTGCAGCTTCGGTTCGCCGGATGCCGCGCTGCTGGTGTCGCTGCTGCCGCAATACGTGCATGTGCGCGGCGAACATCGGTTGGCGACGCTCGTGCAACTGGTGCGAGAGGAATCGCGCGAGCAACGTCCGGCGCGAGAGGTGGTGCTGTCGCGTTTGCTCGAAGTGCTGCTGATCGAGGCATTGCGCTCGGCCGCGGGCACGAATGCGTCGCCGGGTCTCGTGCGTGGACTCGCCGATGGACGCCTGGCGGCCGCGATTCGCGGCATGCATGAACACCCGACGCGCGCGTGGACCGTCGCGCAACTGGCGAAGGAAGCCGCGCTATCGCGCTCGACGTTCTTCGAACGCTTCAGCCGCGCGGTTGGCGTGGCGCCGATGGAATATCTGCTCGGCTGGCGCATGGCGCTCGCGAAAGATCTGCTTCGTCGCAATGAAGGGCGCGTCGCCGAAATTGCGCAGCGTGTCGGCTATAGCTCCGCGAGTACATTCAGCGTCGCGTTCACGCGGCATGTCGGTCGTCCGCCCGCGCAATACGCGCGCGAACAGCAGGCGGTATTGAGTGGCGAGTAAACCGCATTCATCGTCATGAGCGGTCGACCTATGCAAAAATGCCGGGCATTCAATAAAACTTAACGACACGGAATCGCACATGGGCCTTCGCGAAGAACTCGCCGACTTTTATCGCCGTAGCGGATTCGGGCCGGTGGTCGGTGCAAGGCCGCGCACGGTGCCGGTATTTACGGGGTGCATGCTGGTGCCGCTGCCCAATATCGAAGTGCGGCGCCGTTATCTGAAGTACCACGACCTTCATCATCTGATTACCGGCTATAGCGTCGGTCGCATTGGCGAAGGAGAAGTGAGCGCGTGGGAGTTGGGAACCGGCTCGGCGTTCGTGTCGCCGACGCTCGGTGTCATGAACCTGATTGCATTGTCGACCGGGCTTGTGTTGAAACCAGGGCGTATGTGGGCCGCGTTCAAAAGCGGTTGCACGAGCCGCAATCTGTACCGCCAGGCGGTGCGCGCCGAAATCGATCGGGACCACTGGCAGGACGTGGACGCGCTCCGCGCGGACTTCCTTCATTCACGAAAGCGCCGAGGTATCGCCCCGTTGCGCGCGATCGAATTCGCGTGCTATTCGATCGCCGCGATGTTCATTCACGCACTGATTGCGATACCCGCGGTCATCATGCGGTTCGTGACCGATATCACCTTGGGGTATTCGTTTTTTCAGGCAGTGAAGCCGAAGAAGCGCACGGATCTTTACTGAGAACTTGAGAATTTGAGAACTCGAAGCGCTCGCCGGCTTCAATCCGGTTCACCGGAGAACAACCTCAACGCGCCCCGGGTTCCGCGCCGATTCCGCTGGCGTTCTCAGCGGCCTCGGTCAACCATACGAGCCGTTCCATCTTCGATTGCCCCATGCGTTTCGACGTGAGCCGCGAATCCACCAGATTCACCACCACGAGATCGAGCGACGGCACCACCACCGCGTATTGACCCAAATGACCATCGGCCCAGAACGTGGGTCGCAAGAGCGCCATCTTCGGCGTGCGGATGCCATCCGCCGGCGCGCTGGTCCACCACATGTACCCATAGCCGCCGGTCGGCGTATCGGATACCGCGCGCGTCGATTCGGCGACCCATTGCGCCGGCACGATCTGCTGGTCGCGCCAGCGGCCGTCATGCAGATACAGCAGCGCGAATCGCGCGAGATCGCGCGCGCTCATATTGAACGGATAAGCGGGGTAACGCGTGGCGAGACCGCCCGAAACATAGTGCCCATCCGACGGCCGGTAATCCTGCATGCCGACAGGCTTCGCGATCTCCGTTTGCAGCGCCTGGAAAATATCCGCGCCGGTCGCTTTCTCATAGATCGCACCGACCGTATTGAAGTCCCAGTTGTTGTAATACCAGAACGTCCCCGGTGGATGACTGTAACGCGGTGGCTTGGACGCCTCCATCTGCGCCGTTTCATAGACGGTCGGATGATAGACGCCCGAGCGTGCCTCCAGCAGCATGCGCACGGTCGCCTGCTTTTCGGTTGGCGTAAGCGCGGGCTCGTTGTCGTCGATACCGAGTTGTGCGAGCGTGTCGTCGAGGTGGATCTGTCCGCGCTCGACGGCTATGCCGATCAGTGCGCTCATGAAGCTCTTGCGTGCCGAGTGGAGATTCGATTTCCTCGATACGTCGCCCCATTCCGCGAGCACGACGCCATCGTGAACGATCATGCCGGACGTCGAGCCCTGCTGTTTCGCGTAGGCTACGGCGCGGTCGATTCCTTCCTGCGAGAAGCCATGCATGGGCGGCGCGGCGTGCGTCCACTCGGCGCCGGGATAGATGGATTGCGGCGTGTAGGAGACGGGCGCTTGCGCGGCGGATGCCGGCGATTGCTGCTCCGCTGCGCAAGCGCCGAGCATCGCAACGATGCCGGCGGCGAGCGCGCCGCGCGCGATGTGGGACACCCGATGGGTTGTGCAACGGCCCGACATTTCGTTCTTGTGTGGCATGCGTGGTCTCGCTGGCGGTTCGACTGCTGACTTTAACGTGATTCGCCGAAAAATCCGTCGTCGCATCGCCAGTCAGTTTGAACCATCGGCGTGACCACGTCGATGACGAAGGCCTACGCGCCGCTCAACGCTTCAGCGGCAACCAGATTTCGAATCCACCCATGCCGCTGATCGGATCGAACTTCTCGTCGTAACGTTCGAAGTTCGGCGCATCCGCCGGCGTGTGTCCCGATGCGGGCAGCCATTGATTCCAGATCGTATTCACGGTGCGCCGGATCGTCGACACGTGATCGCGATGACTGAACACCGCGTACCGTTGCGCGGGTATGCGCACCCGAGCGAATTCGGGCGGCAGTGCCGAAAAATCGCCGACTTCGACGCCGCATAGGTAGTCGAAGTTACCCGCGTCGTCGGCGTTGCAGCAGACGCCGTAGGCCACGCCGCCTACTTGCCCCGGCACCTTGCCGAAGTACGCGTTAAAGCGCTGCCACTGCGACGGAATGGCCGTGCTGGTATCGCACGTATAACGCTCGCTCAGTCCCGCGACGAGCAACGGCCGGCCGTCCTCGAAGCGAGGCGGTTCGAGATGCGTGAGTAAGGATTCGTCCATTTTGATCGGCTCCACGATGGCAAGGTTGTCGAGATGACCTCGTGCGCGCAACGCGTCGGGCGTAAGCCCGAACTGCTCGCGAAACGCGCGCGTGAATGCTTCGTGTGAGCCGTAGCCGGCTTCGATCGCGACCGCCAGGATATCGGGCGCGCCGTCGGCGAGCCGGCGTGCGGCTTCGCTCAATCGACGCGCACGCACGTAGCGCATCACCGACAAACCCGTGGCCGCTTCGAATGCCCGCGCCATGTGAAAGCGCGAGACGCAGCCACCATTGGCGATGTCGTCGAGCGTCAACTCGCCGGCAAAATGGCTTTCGATAAACCAGAGCGCTTTCCCCACCGGATTCATATCGGCCCTCACGTCAGCATGAAACCAGCTTAATCAAGCGCGGACGCACGCATTTGATCGGAATTGCGGTTGCGGCGTCGGCAGATCGAAACGCGTTTTCAAGGCGAGGGCGAATGCAATCGTCAGTTCTGCGTCGCCGCTTTGCCTTGCGTCGCGGAGGCGGATGTCTCGTCATGTTGAGCCGGGCGGCCCGCGCGCAACAACAAGCCGCCGAGAATGCCCGCTGCCGCCGCGAAAATCGCCCCGAACAGAAACGCCACGTGATACCCGCTATTGAGCGCCGCCACCGTGCCTTGCGACGCCTGCATCGCGTCGCTGCGCGCGGCGGCAAGACTCGCCAGCACCGCGAGACCGAGTGCGCCGCCCATCATGAACGACGTATTGACGATACCCGACGCAAGACCCGAATCGCTCGGATCGACATCGCTCATCGCGGCGAGCAGCACCGGATTGAACGCGATGCCCGCGCCGAAGCCGAGCAGGATCATGCCCGGCATCACGTCGATTACAAAGCTGCCGTCCACCGGTGCGCGAGCGAACAACGCGAGACCGCACGCGGCAACCAGCAGGCCGACGGCGAGCGGAATGCGCAGACCGAAGCGCATCACCGCGCGCGCCGAAAGGCCCAGCGAAAACAGACCCATGATCAGATTGGCCGGCAGGAACGCGAGCCCGACCTGTAGCGGCCGATAGCCGAGCACACGCTGCAGATACAGCGCCGAGATAAAGAACCACGCGAACATCGCCGCGGCCCACAGCACGCCGACCACATTCGCGGTCGCGACATTGCGCAGGCGAAACAGCGCGAGCGGCATCAACGGATGCTCGACGCGCGCCTCGATGATCAGGAACACGGTCAGCAACGCGAGCGCGGCGAACAGCAGGCCGAGCGTCTGCAGCGACGTCCAGCCGGCTTCGTTGCCGTTGACGACCGCATACACGGCGAGCATCAGCGATGCCGTCACCGACACCGCGCCCGCCACGTCGAGCTTTTCGCCGTGCGCGTGCCCCGGCGCCGACGGCAGCAGCGCGACGCACAGCGCGTACACCGCGATGCCGATCGGCAGGTTGACGAGAAAGATCCAGTGCCAGCTGAGCAGATTGGTCAGCAGACCGCCGAGCAACACGCCGATGCTGCCGCCGCCCGCACACACGAAGCCGTAGACGCCCATCGCCTTTGCGCGTTCGCCGGGTTCGGTGAACAGATTCATGATGAGCGACAGCGATACGGCCGATACGACAGCGCCGCCCAAACCCTGCACCGCCCGCGCGCAGACCAGCAGTACCTGCGAATTCGCGAGGCCGCACGCGAGCGAAGCCAGCGTGAACAACGTGATGCCGCCGAGGAACAGTTTGCGATGGCCGTACAGATCGCCGAGCCGCCCGCCGAGCAGCAGACAGCCGCCGAACGTCAGCATGTACGCATTGACCACCCACACGAGCGAGGTTTCGGTAAAGCCGAGGTCCGCCGCAATGGACGGCAATGCGACGTTCACGATCGTCGTGTCGAGCACGATCATGAGTACGCCGAGGCACAGAACGACGAGTGCCAGCCAGCGCTGCCTGCCGTGGAGGGAATGGGTCATGCGGGGACTCCTGTGGGGCGATCGACCGGTCTTGTTGCCGGGCTTCGGGCCGGCCGGTTCACGCGGATGGCGGACGGCACCGCTCGCTGCGAGCGGTGCCGGCAACCCGTTGACGACTATGGGTTTTTCAGTCTAGCACCCGCCAGTTTCGCGTCACAACTACGAGTTTCTGGGTGCAATGCGACACGCCGCGCCACACCACACCGCTCAGTGGTCAAGCCCCGTTACCAAACTCAATCGCCGCTGACCATTTCGTACTTGCCGCCGCGTTCCAGCGCTCGTTGATACGCCGGCCGCGCGTGAATCCGTTTGAGGAACGCATCGATCGCGGGAATCTGGCCGGCCATGCCGCCGCGCGCGGTGGCGGCTTCGAGCGGGAAGCTCATCTGCACGTCGGCCGCTGTGAAATCGTCACCGACGAACCAGCCGGTCGCACTCAATTCCTTATCGATGTAGCCGAGATGCAGCTTCAACTGCGGGTCGATAAAGCTGGATTGCAACGTGCCGGCGATCTTGCGCGCGATCGGCTTCGCGAAGAAGGGCATCGGCGCGCTGGCGATGCGCAGCGCCACCAGCTTCAGCAGCAGCGGCGGCATCGCCGAGCCTTCCGCATAGTGCAGCCAGTACGTGTAGCGCAGATGCTCGGGCGTACCTGGCGCCGGCGCGAATCGCCCCTGGCCATATTTACCGATCAGGTACTCGACGATCGCACCGGATTCGGCAATGGTCTGGCCTTCGTCGGTAATAACCGGCGATTTGCCGAGCGGATGCACCGCGCGCAACTCGGGCGGCGCGAGCATGGTCTTCGGATCGCGCTGGTAGCGCTTGATTTCGTACGGGACGCCAAGCTCTTCGAGTAGCCACAGCACGCGCTGCGAGCGGGAGTTGTTCAGATGATGGACAGTGAGCATGGTCAGGGGGCGAGGGTCGTGTTGGCGAATGGAGTGCCCATCATAGGGGCGTTGCGCAGAGGCGGGGCTCTAGTCGCACGTCGTCTCGCATGACTGTCGACGCATCGCGCTCATGCGGGAACGTAGGAACCGGACACGACCGTCCGGTCCCTTACGCCATCGCCCGTAACTCGAAGCGCTTCAGCTTGCCCGTCTCAGTACGCGGCAGCGCGCCGACGAAGCTGATCACGCGCGGATATTTATACGGCGCCACGCTGCGCTTCACGTAGCCCTGCAACTGCTCGACCATCGCGTCGCCGGCCTCATAGCCCGGATTCAGCACGACGAACGCCTTGACGATCTGGCCGCGCGTTTCGTCTGGCACGCCGATCACGCCGCATTCGGCCACCGCCTCGTGCTGCAGCAACACGCTCTCCACCTCGGGGCCGGAAATGTTGTAGCCGGCGGAGACGATCATGTCGTCGGCGCGCGCCTGGTAAAACACATAGCCGTCCGCGTCGAGATAGACCGAGTCGCCGGGCAGATTCCAGCCGTCGCGCACGAACTTCTTCTGCCGTTCGTCGGCGAGATAGCGGCAGCCGGTCGGGCCGCGCACCGCGAGCTTGCCGATCGTGCCGGGCGCGACCGGCTGCATGTCGTCGTCCACGGCTTGCACGACGTAGCCCGGCACCGCGCGGCCGATCGCGTGCGGGCGGATCGCATCGCCCTGCGCGGCAATGAAAATATGGATCAGCTCGGTACCGCCGATGCCGTCGATCATGTCGATGCCGGTCGCGTCGTGCCATAAGCGGCGCGTCGAATCGGGCAATGCCTCGCCGGCCGACACGGTCTTCTTCAAACTCGACATGTCGTGATGCGCGGCAAGCGGCGCCATCTGCCGGTAGAAAGTCGGCGCGGTGAACATCACCGTCGCGTGAAAACGTCCGACGGTTTGCAGCAGCGTCTCGGGCGTGAGCTTCTCGATCAACACGGTCGAGGCGCCCGCGCGCAGTGGGAAACACAACAGGCCGCCGAGCCCGAATGTGAAGGCGAGCGGCGGCGTGCCGCAAAAGATGTCGCTCGATGTGGGCTTCAACACGTGACGCGGAAACAGATCGCACATCGCCACCACGTCGCGATGAAAATGCATGCAGCCCTTCGGCGCGCCGGTGGTGCCGCTGGTGAAGGCGATCAGGCAGACGTCGTCGGCGGCGGTGTCGCACGCGGCGAAATGTTCGGGTTTGTTGACGGCCAGTGTTTCGAGCGAATCCGCGGCGTCGTCGTGAAAGAAGCGGGTTTGCTTCAGGCCCGCGCAATAGAACTCGTCGTTCGGGTCGGTGCAGCGGGCCAGTTCCCCGGTCAGGCGCACGTCGCACAACGCCGCGCCGACCTGCGCCTTGTCGATGATCTGCTTCAGTTCCTTCGCGCGCAGCAGCGGCATGGTCGGCACCACCACGAGCCCGGCCTTCAACGCGGCCAGCGCGGCGACCGCCATCTGCAACGTATTGGGGCCGCGCAGCAGCACGCGGTTGCCGGGCTGCAGACCCATCTCGTCGACCAGCACGTGCGCGCTGCGATTCACCAGCGTCAGCAACTCGCCGTACGTGGTTGCGCGCGGCGCGCCCTCGACGTCCGACCAGATCGCCGGGCGGTCGCGATGCCCCGCCTCGATGCTGCGTTCGAGCAGTTCCGTCGCGCAGTTCAGCCGCGCAGGGTAGGTCACGTCCGGGTTGTCGAGCAGAAGGACAGGCCATTGATCCTGCGGCGGAAGATTGTCGCGCGCGAAGGTATCGACGTGTGCTGACGGTTCCATCATGGTCTCCGGGGCGTGAGCCGGCTGAAGCGCTGGGGTTGGCTTGGTGAGCGTGCTCGTGCTGCGTGATGCTGGGTCGTTACGTCATGCGTGTTACTGCGGGATCACGGCGGTCGCCTCGATCTCCACCTTGGCCTCGTCTTCGATCAACGCGACGACCTGGACCGCGCTCATCGCGATGTCGTAGTCGCCGATCAGCGCGCGAAACGCGTGACCGATCTCGCGCAACGACGCGAGGTATTCGCGTTTGTCGGTGACGTACCACGTCATCCGCACCAGATCCTTCGGCGCGCCACCCGCCTCGTGCAGCACCGCGACGACATTCTTCAGCGCCTGGATCGCCTGGCCGGCGAACTCGCTGGTCTGGAAGCGCGCCTGGTCGTCCCAGCCGATCTGACCGGCGATGAACACCTGCGTGCCGGTGGCCGCGACGCCGTTCGCGTAGCCGCGCGGTTTGACCCAGCCGGCGGGAAGAAGAGCTTTTTTCATGAGCGATGCGCCTCGATAGAGTCGGGCTGAGGGGTGAACGCCGCGAGCGCACTCGCGATGTCCGGGGGAATGTCGATGGATGTGCCGCGGTCGAGCGAGGTCGTCACCAGCACCTGCTTCGCGCGAAAACGTGTCTCGCCGTTGCAGTGACCGACGATCTCGATGCCGATCGAACGGCGGCCGATCGTATTCACGGTCAGCGTCAGCATGATCGTCTCACCCATCTGGCTCGGCCGCGAAAACTCGCAGTCGAGCTTGACGATCGGCAGGCCGACGCGGCGCTGCGCGATCATGTTTGCGTAGTCGATCTGCAAGCCTTCGTTGAACCAGTCTTCGACTAGCGCGTTGGTCATCACCAGATACTGCGGAAAGAACACGATGCCCGCCGGATCGCAGTGCGAAAAGCGGATACGTACCGGCCTGTCGAAGCGCGCGCTCATGATGTGCCGTCCCGCGCGGTGCCGGCCGCATACGCCTTCAACAGATCGCGGCCGACGATCAATTGCTGCACCTCGGTCGCGCCTTCGTAGATGCGCAGCGCGCGGATCTCGCGATACAGCATCTCGACGGCGGTGCCGCTTTGCACGCCCATGCCGCCGAACAACTGCACGGCCGCGTCGATCACCTGCTGCGCGCCTTCGCTCGCGTGCCACTTCGCCATC is a window of Paraburkholderia sp. D15 DNA encoding:
- a CDS encoding AMP-binding protein; the encoded protein is MEPSAHVDTFARDNLPPQDQWPVLLLDNPDVTYPARLNCATELLERSIEAGHRDRPAIWSDVEGAPRATTYGELLTLVNRSAHVLVDEMGLQPGNRVLLRGPNTLQMAVAALAALKAGLVVVPTMPLLRAKELKQIIDKAQVGAALCDVRLTGELARCTDPNDEFYCAGLKQTRFFHDDAADSLETLAVNKPEHFAACDTAADDVCLIAFTSGTTGAPKGCMHFHRDVVAMCDLFPRHVLKPTSSDIFCGTPPLAFTFGLGGLLCFPLRAGASTVLIEKLTPETLLQTVGRFHATVMFTAPTFYRQMAPLAAHHDMSSLKKTVSAGEALPDSTRRLWHDATGIDMIDGIGGTELIHIFIAAQGDAIRPHAIGRAVPGYVVQAVDDDMQPVAPGTIGKLAVRGPTGCRYLADERQKKFVRDGWNLPGDSVYLDADGYVFYQARADDMIVSAGYNISGPEVESVLLQHEAVAECGVIGVPDETRGQIVKAFVVLNPGYEAGDAMVEQLQGYVKRSVAPYKYPRVISFVGALPRTETGKLKRFELRAMA
- a CDS encoding thioesterase family protein, coding for MSARFDRPVRIRFSHCDPAGIVFFPQYLVMTNALVEDWFNEGLQIDYANMIAQRRVGLPIVKLDCEFSRPSQMGETIMLTLTVNTIGRRSIGIEIVGHCNGETRFRAKQVLVTTSLDRGTSIDIPPDIASALAAFTPQPDSIEAHRS
- a CDS encoding RidA family protein encodes the protein MKKALLPAGWVKPRGYANGVAATGTQVFIAGQIGWDDQARFQTSEFAGQAIQALKNVVAVLHEAGGAPKDLVRMTWYVTDKREYLASLREIGHAFRALIGDYDIAMSAVQVVALIEDEAKVEIEATAVIPQ
- a CDS encoding DHA2 family efflux MFS transporter permease subunit, coding for MTHSLHGRQRWLALVVLCLGVLMIVLDTTIVNVALPSIAADLGFTETSLVWVVNAYMLTFGGCLLLGGRLGDLYGHRKLFLGGITLFTLASLACGLANSQVLLVCARAVQGLGGAVVSAVSLSLIMNLFTEPGERAKAMGVYGFVCAGGGSIGVLLGGLLTNLLSWHWIFLVNLPIGIAVYALCVALLPSAPGHAHGEKLDVAGAVSVTASLMLAVYAVVNGNEAGWTSLQTLGLLFAALALLTVFLIIEARVEHPLMPLALFRLRNVATANVVGVLWAAAMFAWFFISALYLQRVLGYRPLQVGLAFLPANLIMGLFSLGLSARAVMRFGLRIPLAVGLLVAACGLALFARAPVDGSFVIDVMPGMILLGFGAGIAFNPVLLAAMSDVDPSDSGLASGIVNTSFMMGGALGLAVLASLAAARSDAMQASQGTVAALNSGYHVAFLFGAIFAAAAGILGGLLLRAGRPAQHDETSASATQGKAATQN
- a CDS encoding glutathione S-transferase → MLTVHHLNNSRSQRVLWLLEELGVPYEIKRYQRDPKTMLAPPELRAVHPLGKSPVITDEGQTIAESGAIVEYLIGKYGQGRFAPAPGTPEHLRYTYWLHYAEGSAMPPLLLKLVALRIASAPMPFFAKPIARKIAGTLQSSFIDPQLKLHLGYIDKELSATGWFVGDDFTAADVQMSFPLEAATARGGMAGQIPAIDAFLKRIHARPAYQRALERGGKYEMVSGD